One stretch of Juglans microcarpa x Juglans regia isolate MS1-56 chromosome 3D, Jm3101_v1.0, whole genome shotgun sequence DNA includes these proteins:
- the LOC121255743 gene encoding protein kish-like, translating to MSALFNFHSFLTVVLLGICACTYLKMHFPAIFEQRTGFRGFFWKAARIGERLSPWVAVGCFTMGVSIIFF from the exons ATG TCAGCACTCTTCAACTTCCATTCGTTTTTAACGGTAGTGCTGTTGGGGATCTGCGCCTGCACttatttgaagatgcattttCCTGCTATCTTTGAACAGAGAACTGG GTTTCGCGGTTTCTTTTGGAAGGCAGCCAGAATAG GTGAGCGCTTGAGTCCATGGGTGGCTGTTGGATGCTTTACCATGGGTGTGTCAATTATCTTCTTCTAA